A region of Zeugodacus cucurbitae isolate PBARC_wt_2022May chromosome 5, idZeuCucr1.2, whole genome shotgun sequence DNA encodes the following proteins:
- the LOC105215496 gene encoding zonadhesin-like isoform X2, with translation MPRNLFTLLFGVTVLVAIFMTTHAQPDEPVAALVSVRLTTSRPRLPTKRPTSPTRKPSPPTKRPRPPTKRPTPPTKRPTRKPSLPTERPITRRPSPPTWTVTLSPTRKPRRVRRPIPRPCGGILKCSLAGPSICVRSRNKKMCRRVANQCSLRKLNCQSQSRNNWFITQSKHCGNLKVGGKAAKCRG, from the exons ATGCCTAGAAATTTATTTACACTCC tttttggcGTTACTGTGTTAGTCGCTATATTTATGACAACTCATGCTCAGCCCGATGAGCCTGTAGCTGCGCTCGTAAGTGTACGGCTAACAACAAGCAGGCCGAGACTACCGACTAAGAGACCAACTTCACCCACAAGGAAACCAAGTCCA CCGACTAAGAGACCAAGACCACCAACCAAGAGACCAACACCACCCACCAAGAGACCAACACGAAAACCAAGTCTACCTACTGAGAGACCAATTACGAGACGACCGAGTCCACCAACATGGACAGTAACTTTGTCCCCAACTAGAAAACCTAGGCGGGTAAGACGGCCAATACCACGCCCGTGCGGTGGCATATTAAAATGTTCCCTAGCTGGACCATCTATTTGTGTGCGTagtcgaaataaaaaaatgtgtcgaCGTGTGGCCAATCAGTGCTCTTTGCGAAAGCTCAATTGTCAGTCGCAGTCACGCAACA ATTGGTTTATTACACAGTCGAAGCATTGTGGTAACCTCAAAGTTGGCGGGAAAGCAGCAAAATGTAGAGGTTAA
- the LOC105215496 gene encoding zonadhesin-like isoform X1, which yields MSRNLFTLLFGATLLVTIFMITHAQMHVVAVSQSLNLRLTTSIPSLPTKRPIIPTIRPSLPTRRPIPPTKGPRPPTKRPRPPTKRPTPPTKRPTRKPSLPTERPITRRPSPPTWTVTLSPTRKPRRVRRPIPRPCGGILKCSLAGPSICVRSRNKKMCRRVANQCSLRKLNCQSQSRNNWFITQSKHCGNLKVGGKAAKCRG from the exons ATGTCTAGAAATTTATTTACACTCC TTTTTGGCGCTACTCTATTAGTCACTATATTTATGATAACTCATGCTCAGATGCATGTAGTGGCTGTATCGCAGTCCTTAAATTTACGACTAACAACAAGCATACCGAGTCTACCAACTAAGAGACCAATTATACCAACGATAAGACCAAGTTTACCAACGAGAAGACCAATACCGCCAACTAAGGGACCCAGACCGCCGACTAAGAGACCAAGACCACCAACCAAGAGACCAACACCACCCACCAAGAGACCAACACGAAAACCAAGTCTACCTACTGAGAGACCAATTACGAGACGACCGAGTCCACCAACATGGACAGTAACTTTGTCCCCAACTAGAAAACCTAGGCGGGTAAGACGGCCAATACCACGCCCGTGCGGTGGCATATTAAAATGTTCCCTAGCTGGACCATCTATTTGTGTGCGTagtcgaaataaaaaaatgtgtcgaCGTGTGGCCAATCAGTGCTCTTTGCGAAAGCTCAATTGTCAGTCGCAGTCACGCAACA ATTGGTTTATTACACAGTCGAAGCATTGTGGTAACCTCAAAGTTGGCGGGAAAGCAGCAAAATGTAGAGGTTAA